Proteins from one Cellulosilyticum lentocellum DSM 5427 genomic window:
- a CDS encoding LysM peptidoglycan-binding domain-containing protein, giving the protein MGKMSYRPGKNQGKQDHGRKMNLQKSVDMLEEREELLRYGTSQENVEEVNEDSKIIAISSNKKNHEKLDNLKIIGEMDCKYHIFIEDYVYTYIYQLAKADLAKESSAILIGEIYGESKEAVVRGIIPINMELLAEDSEWIDGNVLEDIEQKRKCYFKDQDIIGWMHMQPGYGTMLTMKEVREHKSVFEGSGSICLLVDAINKIETAFVYEDEELKEQTGYCMYYERNEAMQQYMLDHPFNNGAKEEMRDAVVNQFREIGKIRKTEYTQRKNLNFTVMIASVVLIALTAAIVKMNDNKRLADTVVANSDATMNQMTSEDINLAITPATIENETNLKVSDTGIMDEQVKEEAEETQQSTGINENKQENQSTSLAENQDYEVYVVQVGDTLADISYKKYGEAKKSIDIARINNIENTDQIYVGQELKLPIYKQK; this is encoded by the coding sequence GTGGGAAAAATGAGTTATAGACCAGGAAAGAACCAAGGAAAACAAGACCATGGTAGAAAGATGAACTTACAGAAATCTGTAGATATGTTAGAGGAAAGAGAAGAATTACTAAGGTATGGTACAAGCCAAGAAAATGTAGAAGAAGTTAATGAAGATAGTAAGATTATTGCTATTAGCAGTAACAAAAAAAATCATGAGAAGTTAGATAATCTCAAGATAATTGGAGAGATGGATTGTAAATATCACATCTTCATTGAAGATTATGTATATACATATATTTATCAATTAGCAAAGGCGGATTTAGCAAAGGAAAGTTCAGCAATATTAATAGGAGAGATCTATGGAGAGAGTAAAGAAGCTGTTGTAAGAGGTATTATTCCTATTAACATGGAGCTGCTAGCAGAAGATAGTGAGTGGATAGATGGTAATGTCCTAGAAGATATAGAGCAGAAGAGAAAGTGTTATTTTAAAGATCAAGATATTATTGGCTGGATGCATATGCAACCTGGATATGGAACTATGTTAACGATGAAAGAAGTAAGGGAACATAAAAGTGTATTTGAAGGGAGTGGAAGTATTTGCTTATTAGTGGATGCTATAAATAAGATAGAAACTGCTTTTGTCTATGAAGACGAAGAATTAAAAGAGCAGACAGGATACTGTATGTATTACGAACGAAATGAAGCAATGCAACAGTATATGTTGGATCATCCATTTAATAATGGGGCGAAAGAGGAAATGAGAGATGCAGTTGTTAATCAATTTAGAGAAATAGGTAAGATAAGAAAGACTGAATATACTCAACGTAAAAATTTAAATTTTACAGTTATGATAGCAAGCGTCGTTTTGATTGCATTAACAGCTGCTATTGTAAAAATGAATGATAATAAAAGATTAGCAGATACAGTAGTGGCAAATAGTGATGCAACAATGAATCAAATGACTAGTGAAGATATCAATTTAGCAATTACACCGGCAACTATAGAAAACGAGACAAATTTAAAAGTTTCAGATACTGGAATTATGGATGAACAGGTAAAAGAAGAAGCTGAAGAAACACAGCAAAGTACAGGAATAAACGAGAATAAACAAGAAAATCAATCAACTTCTTTGGCGGAAAACCAAGATTACGAAGTATACGTAGTACAAGTAGGTGATACCCTAGCAGACATTAGTT
- a CDS encoding PTS transporter subunit IIC produces MDNIKMWRTYGKKFVDRYLIKGLSGMALGLFSTLLIGTIIKQIGSFMPNIWIGQFLMQLGALATVMTGVGIAVGVAHQLGASKLVMYSSILNGLVGAYGAKLVAGEIITESGILLSGPGDPMGAFVAAVIGIEIGRLVSGRTKLDILLTPAVTIISGCFVAYKIGTSLSAFTTLLSELIKVAVQLQPFLMGIVVSVVMGIFLTLPISSAAIGVILDLSGIAGGAATAGCAAQMIGFAVMSYRENKVNGLVAQGLGTSMLQMPNIIKNPKVWIPPILASAITGPLSTVVFKLENIATGSGMGTSGLVGPLLMWQTMLEKGTNNIILLIEIALICFVLPAILTWIFAEIMRKKNWIRDNDLKLDL; encoded by the coding sequence ATGGATAATATAAAAATGTGGCGTACATATGGGAAAAAGTTTGTGGATAGGTATCTAATAAAAGGCCTAAGTGGTATGGCACTAGGACTTTTCTCTACACTACTTATAGGGACTATTATTAAGCAAATAGGCTCATTTATGCCCAATATATGGATAGGGCAATTTTTAATGCAATTAGGGGCATTAGCAACTGTTATGACGGGAGTAGGAATTGCTGTAGGTGTTGCACATCAATTAGGGGCAAGCAAACTTGTTATGTATTCTAGTATTTTAAATGGTTTAGTAGGTGCGTATGGTGCTAAATTAGTAGCGGGAGAGATTATAACAGAAAGTGGTATTTTATTATCAGGCCCAGGAGATCCAATGGGTGCATTTGTTGCAGCTGTTATTGGAATAGAGATTGGACGTCTTGTATCAGGAAGGACCAAGCTAGATATTTTATTAACACCAGCGGTGACAATTATATCAGGTTGCTTTGTAGCTTATAAGATAGGAACCTCTTTATCTGCTTTTACAACTCTTTTAAGTGAACTTATTAAAGTAGCAGTACAATTACAACCCTTTTTGATGGGAATAGTCGTATCAGTGGTAATGGGGATATTTTTAACTTTGCCTATTAGCTCTGCAGCCATTGGTGTCATCTTAGATTTATCAGGGATTGCCGGTGGGGCGGCAACAGCAGGCTGCGCAGCTCAAATGATAGGCTTTGCTGTAATGAGTTACAGAGAAAATAAAGTAAATGGACTTGTAGCACAGGGACTAGGAACTTCTATGTTACAAATGCCTAATATTATTAAAAATCCTAAGGTATGGATTCCGCCTATTTTAGCAAGTGCAATTACAGGACCTCTATCAACAGTCGTATTTAAATTAGAAAATATTGCAACTGGATCAGGAATGGGAACTTCAGGACTTGTAGGTCCACTGTTAATGTGGCAGACTATGTTAGAAAAAGGAACTAATAATATCATATTATTAATAGAGATTGCACTTATCTGTTTTGTTTTACCTGCAATACTTACTTGGATATTTGCAGAGATAATGAGAAAGAAAAATTGGATTAGAGATAATGACTTAAAGCTAGATCTTTAA
- the yyaC gene encoding spore protease YyaC codes for MDLDYKRSSTYINVNEENPLSLFCKHFSSYLSLYLPLHHNELVIVCIGTDRATGDSLGPLVGYKLKELSYEQVTLYGTLNDPVHAKNLEETLETIIKDHPRALVVAIDACLGAAENVGCLTLGEGSIKPGAGVKKDLPPIGHIHITGIVNFSSLMNMVILQNTRLSLVMKMADTIASGIKYCLWRYYQD; via the coding sequence ATGGATTTAGATTATAAACGTAGTTCCACCTACATTAATGTTAACGAAGAAAATCCTCTTAGTTTATTTTGCAAGCACTTTTCCTCTTACCTATCACTTTATTTACCTCTTCATCATAATGAGCTTGTAATTGTCTGTATCGGTACAGATAGAGCTACTGGTGATAGTTTAGGTCCCCTTGTTGGCTATAAGCTTAAAGAACTTTCTTATGAACAAGTCACCCTATATGGTACTTTGAACGATCCCGTCCATGCTAAAAACTTAGAAGAGACTTTAGAAACTATAATAAAAGACCACCCCAGAGCTTTGGTGGTGGCCATAGATGCTTGTTTAGGTGCTGCTGAAAATGTTGGTTGCCTTACACTAGGTGAAGGCTCCATCAAGCCTGGCGCAGGCGTAAAAAAGGATTTACCTCCTATAGGACATATCCATATCACTGGTATCGTTAACTTTAGCAGCTTAATGAATATGGTCATACTTCAAAATACCAGATTATCACTTGTCATGAAAATGGCTGACACCATTGCTTCTGGTATAAAGTATTGCTTATGGAGATATTATCAAGATTAA